In Musa acuminata AAA Group cultivar baxijiao chromosome BXJ2-3, Cavendish_Baxijiao_AAA, whole genome shotgun sequence, the following proteins share a genomic window:
- the LOC135606833 gene encoding uncharacterized protein LOC135606833 has product MRKVKSESWLGRMGLVRDGGRKKGGAGGGEKAAATVGVLAFEVARFMSKAVQLWHALADDRVARLRDEVLRLEGVRKLVSDDDGFLLALALAETTDALGSLARAVAGLGRRCSDPALQRFDAAFADLVKTGADPHGFEYAGRKMERKVKKMERFVAAGADLYHELEVLAELEQGLLRLLANPDAGGRHQASVADFKHKVMWQRQQVKYLREASLWVRTYDYAVRLLSRSLFSIVGRIRQVFGFPTKTEATGWSGGRRKPAARLSRSHSIAGLMPSPGHSSDGNMVRLFASGPHAAPQHETRSGPIATNSGALAGQCPPPRIGLPPPARKRHNSRTKWPVGGRTFGGCMVGGNEPAVLQSCIPMDTALRKPNVTPLTPPGADAASPETSVNMFDMIEPRFQLLNAPATTLGAAALALHYANVIIVIEKLAASPHLIGPDARDDLYSMLTTSIKAALRARLKSYAKNLASSIYDPVLAAEWSAAVTRILDWLAPLAHNMIRWQSERNFEQQSLVSNSNVLLLQTLYFADQRKAEDAITELLVGLNYLWRYGRELNAKAMLECVSSRNFDDCLQIQVDADVHACPAIQDTA; this is encoded by the coding sequence ATGAGGAAGGTGAAGTCGGAGTCGTGGCTGGGCCGCATGGGGCTCGTGCGAGATGGCGGGCGAAAGAAGGGCGGCGCGGGCGGGGGGGAGAAGGCAGCCGCCACTGTCGGCGTGCTGGCCTtcgaggttgcgcggttcatgtcCAAGGCCGTCCAGCTCTGGCACGCCCTGGCCGACGACCGCGTCGCCCGCCTGCGCGATGAGGTCCTCCGCCTCGAGGGCGTCCGCAAGCTCGTCTCCGACGACGACGGCTTCCTCCTCGCCCTGGCACTCGCCGAGACGACCGACGCCCTCGGGTCCCTGGCCCGCGCCGTGGCCGGACTCGGCCGGCGGTGCTCCGACCCAGCGCTGCAGCGGTTCGACGCCGCGTTCGCGGATCTGGTCAAGACCGGCGCCGACCCCCACGGGTTCGAGTACGCGGGGCGGAAGATGGAGCGCAAGGTCAAGAAGATGGAGCGGTTTGTCGCCGCGGGCGCCGACCTGTACCACGAGCTCGAGGTGCTGGCGGAGCTGGAGCAGGGGCTGCTCCGGTTGCTGGCCAACCCCGACGCCGGCGGCCGCCACCAGGCCAGCGTCGCCGATTTCAAGCACAAGGTCATGTGGCAGCGGCAGCAAGTGAAGTACCTGCGCGAGGCCTCGCTGTGGGTCAGGACCTACGACTACGCCGTCCGCCTGCTGAGCCGATCCCTGTTCTCGATCGTCGGAAGGATCAGGCAAGTCTTCGGATTCCCGACGAAGACAGAAGCCACCGGGTGGTCCGGCGGCCGCCGAAAGCCCGCCGCCCGGCTCTCCCGCAGCCACTCCATCGCCGGCCTGATGCCCTCCCCCGGCCACTCATCCGACGGCAACATGGTCCGCCTGTTCGCCTCCGGGCCGCACGCTGCCCCTCAGCACGAAACCAGATCCGGGCCTATAGCTACCAACAGCGGAGCATTGGCCGGGCAGTGTCCACCTCCCAGGATCGGCCTGCCTCCTCCCGCTCGAAAGCGCCATAATTCTCGAACCAAGTGGCCGGTCGGCGGCAGAACATTCGGTGGGTGTATGGTCGGTGGCAATGAGCCAGCAGTCCTGCAGAGCTGCATCCCCATGGACACCGCCCTCCGGAAGCCAAATGTGACGCCATTGACTCCTCCCGGAGCTGATGCTGCAAGCCCTGAGACCAGCGTAAACATGTTCGACATGATCGAACCCAGGTTCCAGTTGCTGAATGCTCCAGCCACCACCCTCGGCGCCGCAGCTCTAGCTCTGCACTACGCCAACGTGATCATCGTCATCGAGAAGCTTGCGGCCTCCCCCCATTTGATCGGCCCCGACGCCAGAGATGACCTCTACAGCATGCTAACCACAAGCATAAAAGCAGCCCTCAGAGCGAGGCTGAAATCGTACGCCAAGAACTTGGCTTCATCCATTTACGATCCAGTTCTTGCAGCAGAGTGGAGTGCGGCGGTGACAAGGATACTGGACTGGCTGGCACCGCTCGCCCATAACATGATCCGATGGCAATCCGAGAGGAACTTCGAGCAGCAGAGCTTGGTCTCCAACTCTAACGTTCTTCTGCTGCAGACGCTCTATTTTGCGGACCAAAGGAAGGCGGAGGACGCCATTACTGAGCTGCTCGTTGGTTTGAACTACTTGTGGAGATACGGAAGAGAATTGAATGCGAAAGCCATGTTGGAGTGCGTCAGCAGCAGAAACTTCGATGACTGTCTGCAGATACAGGTCGATGCCGATGTCCACGCTTGTCCAGCAATCCAAGACACTGCTTAA